The following are encoded together in the Actinoplanes sp. N902-109 genome:
- a CDS encoding heavy-metal-associated domain-containing protein — MAVTSTYTVTGMTCGHCVQAVTSELSELPGVADVQVDLGTGAVTVTSAEPLAEDAVRAAVDEAGYELAHA; from the coding sequence ATGGCTGTCACCAGCACGTACACCGTCACCGGCATGACCTGCGGCCACTGCGTCCAAGCCGTGACCAGCGAGCTGTCCGAACTCCCGGGGGTCGCCGACGTCCAGGTCGACCTGGGCACCGGTGCTGTCACGGTGACCAGCGCCGAGCCGCTCGCCGAGGACGCGGTCCGGGCCGCCGTCGACGAGGCCGGCTACGAGCTCGCCCATGCCTGA
- a CDS encoding DUF2470 domain-containing protein, with the protein MTFTPDVVDQIAHHMNGDHAEDNLLIVRGLAGIHGAGAARMSGMDADGMDFEAIVDGIAVPVRIPFSQRLTERRQVRGEAVRMYHQACAALGIEPRH; encoded by the coding sequence GTGACGTTCACCCCCGATGTCGTCGATCAGATCGCCCACCACATGAACGGCGACCACGCCGAGGACAACCTGCTCATCGTGCGCGGCCTGGCTGGGATCCACGGTGCCGGTGCGGCGCGAATGTCCGGCATGGACGCCGACGGCATGGACTTCGAAGCCATTGTGGACGGCATCGCGGTGCCGGTGCGCATCCCCTTCTCGCAACGCCTCACCGAACGCCGCCAGGTGCGCGGCGAGGCCGTCCGCATGTACCACCAAGCCTGCGCAGCCCTCGGCATCGAACCCCGCCACTGA
- a CDS encoding RecQ family ATP-dependent DNA helicase: protein MTREAVSDAERAAVRECAEEVLRRLAGDNAVLREDQWRAIEALVVDRRRVLCVQRTGWGKSAVYFVATALLRDGITAEPDDPPAGPTVIVSPLLALMRNQVEAAARAGIRARTINSANLDEWDEITAEIRTGAVDVLLISPERLNNPDFRDNVLPGLAASTGLLVVDEAHCVSDWGHDFRPDYRRLRTFLAGLSGRTPVLATTATANARVTADVAEQLGDALVLRGPLDRDSLRLAVLDLPDPAHRLAWLADHLDRLPGSGIVYTLTVAAAGETAEFLRSRGFAVASYTGQVEDADRRAAEQDLMDNKIKALVATSALGMGFDKPDLGFVVHLGAPSSPIAYYQQVGRAGRAVQHAEVVLLPGAEDAAIWRYFASLAFPPEEQVRTVLAALSPDRPLSTQALEPIVDLRRARLELMLKVLDVDGAVRRTRGGWLATGEPWTYDTARLRRVAEARSAEQQTMIEYARTSSCRMEFLRRCLDDPGAQPCGRCDNCAGPLFDNAVSPASLTAANAFLGHAGIDLAPKKLWPSGLPTVGVGLKGKIPPGEQVQPGRAVGRLSDQGWGTRLRALVAPESPDGPVPDELAAAIVDVLKAWAHGDDAWEQRPAAVVAVGSHRRPELVQSIATRIATVGRLPMLGTLTSSHHGDDGPRGNSAQRVLALHDAFTVPPEVAAALPGLAGPVLLVDDLVDSGWTMAIAGRALRRAGAPGVLPLALAVAG from the coding sequence ATGACGCGAGAGGCAGTCAGCGACGCTGAGCGGGCAGCCGTCCGGGAGTGCGCCGAGGAGGTGCTGCGGCGGCTGGCCGGTGACAACGCCGTGCTGCGCGAGGATCAGTGGCGGGCGATCGAGGCGTTGGTGGTCGACCGGCGGCGGGTGCTGTGCGTGCAGCGGACGGGCTGGGGCAAGTCGGCCGTCTATTTCGTCGCCACCGCCCTGCTGCGCGACGGCATCACCGCCGAGCCCGACGATCCGCCGGCCGGTCCGACGGTGATCGTGTCGCCGCTGCTCGCGCTCATGCGCAACCAGGTCGAGGCGGCTGCCCGGGCGGGCATCCGAGCCCGCACCATCAACTCGGCCAACCTCGACGAGTGGGACGAGATCACCGCGGAGATCCGCACCGGCGCCGTCGACGTGCTGCTGATCAGCCCCGAACGGCTCAACAACCCCGACTTCCGGGACAACGTGCTGCCCGGCCTGGCGGCGAGCACCGGCCTGCTGGTGGTCGACGAGGCGCACTGCGTTTCCGACTGGGGGCACGACTTCCGGCCCGACTACCGGCGGCTGCGCACCTTTCTGGCCGGGCTGTCCGGGCGCACCCCGGTGCTGGCGACGACCGCGACCGCCAATGCCAGGGTGACCGCCGATGTTGCCGAGCAGCTGGGCGATGCGCTGGTGCTGCGCGGGCCCCTCGACCGGGATTCGCTGCGGCTGGCGGTGCTCGACCTGCCCGACCCGGCGCACCGGCTGGCCTGGCTGGCGGATCACCTCGATCGGCTCCCGGGCTCGGGCATCGTCTACACGCTCACCGTGGCCGCTGCGGGCGAGACTGCCGAGTTCCTGCGCTCCCGGGGGTTCGCTGTTGCGTCGTACACGGGACAGGTCGAGGATGCCGACCGCCGCGCCGCCGAGCAGGACCTGATGGACAACAAGATCAAGGCGCTGGTGGCGACCTCGGCGCTGGGCATGGGCTTCGACAAGCCGGATCTCGGGTTCGTCGTGCACCTCGGTGCGCCGTCGTCCCCGATTGCCTACTACCAGCAGGTCGGGCGGGCCGGGCGCGCGGTGCAGCATGCCGAGGTGGTGCTGCTGCCGGGCGCGGAGGACGCCGCGATCTGGCGCTATTTCGCATCCCTGGCCTTCCCGCCGGAGGAGCAGGTGCGCACGGTGCTGGCCGCGCTGTCACCCGACCGTCCGCTGTCCACGCAAGCCCTCGAGCCGATCGTCGATCTGCGGCGCGCGCGCCTGGAGCTCATGCTCAAGGTGCTCGACGTCGATGGGGCGGTCCGGCGCACCCGGGGCGGCTGGCTGGCGACCGGCGAACCGTGGACCTACGACACTGCCCGCTTGCGGCGCGTTGCCGAGGCGCGCTCGGCCGAGCAACAAACCATGATCGAGTACGCGAGGACGTCGTCCTGCCGCATGGAGTTCCTCCGCCGGTGCCTGGACGATCCCGGGGCCCAGCCGTGTGGCCGCTGCGACAACTGCGCCGGCCCGCTGTTCGACAACGCGGTGTCGCCCGCTTCGCTGACTGCGGCCAACGCCTTCCTAGGGCACGCCGGCATCGATCTCGCGCCCAAGAAGCTGTGGCCGAGTGGGCTGCCCACGGTGGGTGTCGGGCTCAAGGGCAAGATCCCGCCCGGCGAACAGGTCCAGCCCGGGCGGGCCGTGGGCCGGCTGTCCGACCAGGGGTGGGGCACCCGGCTGCGCGCGCTCGTGGCACCGGAGTCGCCGGACGGTCCCGTGCCGGACGAGCTGGCGGCCGCGATCGTCGACGTGCTCAAGGCGTGGGCGCACGGGGACGACGCCTGGGAGCAGCGCCCGGCAGCGGTCGTGGCGGTCGGTTCGCACCGGCGGCCCGAGCTGGTGCAGAGCATCGCGACCCGGATCGCGACGGTCGGCAGGCTGCCCATGCTGGGAACGCTGACGTCCTCGCACCACGGCGACGACGGGCCGCGCGGCAACAGCGCCCAGCGGGTGCTTGCCCTGCACGACGCTTTCACCGTTCCGCCCGAGGTGGCCGCCGCGCTGCCGGGGCTGGCCGGGCCGGTGCTGCTGGTGGACGACCTGGTGGACTCGGGCTGGACGATGGCGATCGCCGGCCGGGCGCTGCGACGAGCGGGCGCGCCGGGGGTGCTGCCCCTGGCCCTGGCGGTGGCCGGCTGA
- a CDS encoding DUF3107 domain-containing protein translates to MEVKIGVQYAARELSLESAQTPAEVEQLVTEALAKDSVLTLTDEKGRRVIVPTAKLAYVEIAESSNRPFGFTTR, encoded by the coding sequence GTGGAGGTCAAGATCGGCGTGCAGTACGCGGCGCGCGAGCTGTCGCTGGAGAGCGCCCAGACGCCGGCCGAGGTCGAGCAGCTGGTGACCGAGGCGTTGGCCAAGGACAGCGTCCTCACCCTGACCGACGAGAAAGGCCGCAGGGTGATTGTGCCGACCGCCAAGCTGGCCTACGTGGAGATCGCCGAGAGCTCCAACCGGCCGTTCGGTTTCACCACGCGCTGA
- a CDS encoding TrkA family potassium uptake protein has product MADNQSSDSVVVVGLGRFGGSVAESLVNLGHEVLGVDSDPRIVQDWSDRLTHVVEADATDTDALRQLGVQDFSRAVVGIGTNLETSVLTVLTLAEVGVSEIWAKATSVKHGQILSRVGARHVVFPETEMGSRVAHLITGRMLDYIEFDDGFAIAKVRTPGEAVGKSLAEIGLRSRWGVTVVGIKLPGEDFTYARPETVVPAGCLLIVAGNTTKVEQFAGVTKD; this is encoded by the coding sequence TTGGCTGACAACCAGAGTTCCGACAGCGTCGTCGTCGTGGGGCTGGGCCGGTTCGGTGGCTCGGTGGCCGAGTCGCTGGTCAACCTGGGGCACGAGGTGCTCGGGGTGGACTCCGACCCGCGCATCGTGCAGGACTGGTCGGACCGGCTCACCCACGTGGTGGAAGCCGACGCCACCGACACCGATGCGCTGCGCCAGCTCGGCGTGCAGGACTTCTCGCGGGCGGTGGTGGGCATCGGCACCAACCTGGAGACCAGCGTGCTGACCGTGCTGACGCTGGCCGAGGTCGGGGTGAGCGAGATCTGGGCCAAGGCCACCAGCGTCAAGCACGGGCAGATCCTGTCGCGGGTGGGCGCGCGGCATGTCGTGTTCCCCGAGACCGAGATGGGCTCGCGGGTGGCGCACCTGATCACCGGGCGGATGCTGGACTACATCGAGTTCGACGACGGGTTCGCCATCGCGAAGGTGCGGACGCCCGGCGAGGCGGTCGGCAAGTCGCTGGCCGAGATCGGGCTGCGCAGCCGGTGGGGGGTCACGGTCGTGGGGATCAAGCTGCCCGGCGAGGATTTCACGTACGCCCGGCCGGAGACCGTCGTCCCGGCCGGCTGCCTGCTCATCGTGGCCGGCAACACCACCAAGGTCGAGCAGTTCGCCGGCGTGACCAAGGACTGA
- a CDS encoding metal-sensitive transcriptional regulator: MTIEQQSEPPHHGPHGYSGDKAALLGRLRRIEGQIRGLQRMVDEDTYCIDVLTQISAAKSALQAVAVGLLEDHLAHCVVDAARAGDPTVKVKEASDAIARLIKS, encoded by the coding sequence ATGACCATCGAGCAGCAGAGCGAGCCGCCCCACCACGGGCCGCACGGTTATTCGGGCGACAAGGCCGCCCTGCTGGGCCGGTTGCGCCGGATCGAGGGGCAGATCCGCGGCTTGCAGCGGATGGTCGACGAGGACACGTACTGCATCGATGTTCTCACCCAGATCTCCGCGGCCAAGAGCGCCCTGCAGGCGGTCGCCGTCGGGTTGCTGGAGGACCACCTGGCGCATTGCGTGGTTGATGCCGCGCGTGCGGGAGATCCCACCGTCAAGGTGAAGGAAGCCTCCGACGCGATCGCCCGCCTGATCAAGTCCTGA
- a CDS encoding TrkH family potassium uptake protein, whose amino-acid sequence MAFLGAIAAGTALMMLPAAKAGGGHAPFVTALFTATSAVCVTGLSVVDTPTYWSGFGLVLLTVLSQIGGFGIVTLATLLSLIVSRRLGLRSRLLAQAESSGLQGGSIGRVLIRVAVVMFVSETLISVVLALRFWLGYDYSFGRAVWEAVFHAVQAFNNAGFALYPDSLVRFVGDWWICVPLALGVLGGSIGFPVWFELAREWRTPAGWSTHTRLTVWGTALLSCAGFLVFLVFEWSNPGTLGPLGVPSKVLAALTQDVMTRSGGFNSINLGDMNTETIAVTNGMMFIGGGSASTAGGIKVTTFFLLAFVIWAELRGEPDVVIKKRRIAEETQRQALTVALLGVALVAGGTLALVALTDHVPFDRALFEVTSAFATVGLSTGITSSLPEPAQLVLVVLMYVGRVGTIAVGTAIALNTRRRLYRYPEERPIVG is encoded by the coding sequence TTGGCGTTCCTGGGGGCCATCGCTGCGGGGACCGCGCTGATGATGCTGCCGGCGGCAAAAGCGGGGGGTGGGCATGCGCCGTTCGTGACCGCGCTGTTCACGGCGACCAGTGCCGTCTGCGTGACCGGGCTGTCGGTGGTTGACACGCCTACGTACTGGTCGGGGTTCGGGCTGGTGCTGTTGACGGTTTTGTCGCAGATCGGTGGGTTCGGCATCGTCACGCTGGCCACCCTGCTGAGCTTGATCGTGTCGCGGCGGCTGGGTTTGCGGAGCCGGTTGCTGGCTCAGGCGGAGAGTTCCGGGCTGCAGGGCGGCAGCATCGGGCGGGTGCTGATCCGGGTGGCCGTGGTGATGTTCGTGTCCGAGACGCTGATCAGTGTGGTGCTGGCGCTGCGGTTCTGGCTGGGCTACGACTACTCGTTCGGGCGGGCCGTGTGGGAGGCGGTCTTCCACGCCGTGCAGGCCTTCAACAATGCGGGCTTCGCGTTGTACCCGGACAGTCTCGTGCGGTTCGTCGGGGACTGGTGGATCTGCGTCCCGCTGGCTCTGGGCGTACTGGGCGGGTCGATCGGTTTTCCGGTCTGGTTCGAGCTGGCCCGCGAGTGGCGTACCCCGGCCGGCTGGTCCACCCATACGCGGCTGACCGTGTGGGGCACCGCGCTGCTCAGCTGCGCCGGGTTTCTCGTCTTCCTGGTGTTCGAGTGGAGCAACCCGGGCACGCTCGGGCCGCTCGGCGTTCCCAGCAAGGTGCTGGCCGCTCTGACGCAGGACGTGATGACCCGGTCCGGCGGCTTCAACAGCATCAACCTCGGGGACATGAACACCGAGACGATCGCCGTGACCAACGGGATGATGTTCATCGGCGGGGGCAGTGCCAGCACCGCCGGTGGCATCAAGGTGACGACGTTCTTCCTGCTGGCCTTTGTCATCTGGGCCGAACTGCGCGGCGAGCCCGACGTGGTGATCAAGAAGCGGCGGATCGCGGAGGAGACGCAGCGGCAGGCGCTCACCGTGGCGCTGCTGGGGGTCGCGCTGGTTGCCGGTGGCACGCTGGCACTCGTCGCGCTCACCGATCACGTGCCGTTCGACCGGGCGTTGTTCGAAGTGACGTCGGCGTTCGCCACGGTCGGGCTCAGCACGGGCATCACCTCGTCGCTGCCCGAGCCGGCACAGCTGGTGCTTGTCGTTCTGATGTACGTCGGCCGGGTCGGCACGATCGCGGTGGGCACCGCCATCGCGCTGAACACCCGGCGGCGGCTCTACCGCTATCCGGAGGAGAGGCCGATCGTTGGCTGA
- a CDS encoding heme oxygenase (biliverdin-producing) encodes MTLADPPAERLSVRLRTGTRSDHDAAQGSGFLDRLAAGTLPRAAYADLATQHYFIYETLENAATAMADDPVAGRFVFPELTRLPALVADLTLLTGVDGPGDPLPATHEYCERLREVAFDEPWGFIAHHYTRYLGDLSGGQYLGPAIAKAYGLNGAGHRFFVFDGVQPPAFRARYRELLDEVRFPADDEERFLSEVTEAYRLNIAVLAELKERWT; translated from the coding sequence ATGACGTTGGCCGACCCTCCCGCCGAACGGCTTTCCGTCCGGCTGCGGACCGGCACCCGATCCGACCACGACGCGGCACAGGGCAGCGGATTTCTCGACCGGCTTGCCGCCGGTACCTTGCCCCGTGCGGCGTATGCGGATCTCGCCACCCAGCACTACTTCATCTACGAGACGCTGGAGAACGCGGCGACGGCGATGGCGGACGACCCGGTGGCGGGCCGCTTCGTCTTCCCCGAGCTGACCCGGCTGCCCGCACTCGTGGCTGACCTGACGCTGCTGACCGGCGTCGACGGACCCGGTGACCCGCTGCCCGCCACGCACGAGTATTGCGAGCGACTGCGTGAGGTGGCGTTCGATGAGCCCTGGGGATTCATCGCGCACCACTACACGCGCTACCTCGGGGATCTGTCCGGCGGGCAGTATCTCGGCCCCGCGATCGCGAAGGCCTACGGGCTGAACGGCGCCGGCCACCGGTTCTTCGTGTTCGACGGCGTGCAGCCACCGGCCTTCCGGGCGCGTTACCGGGAACTGCTCGACGAGGTGCGTTTCCCAGCCGACGACGAGGAGCGTTTCCTGTCCGAGGTCACGGAGGCATACCGGCTCAACATCGCTGTCCTGGCCGAGTTGAAGGAGCGCTGGACGTGA
- a CDS encoding C40 family peptidase: MPTLARAVAAALLPILLLISYATPAGATTRLARPQDRPSAAELDKRIAAAARQLEVVVEQYNSTREDLAATRRRARDLGAGLTPLTRELDRRQDVMDGLMAQTYQRTRTGAAVALFAADRPHEFVDRLLVLHELAARQEHAVADLDAARTQVLGTRAVLNTLAAKQRRLQTQINTRKAIVQGEITTLKKMRSIAYADGSRYAAGSAVRVPEYVPGPAGRVVDFAYRQLGKPYLWGAEGPGSYDCSGLTLAAWRTAGVGLPHNAARQYGVTARLSRSDLRPGDLVFFYSPISHVGVYIGGGRMIHAPEFGENVRLASIDTQPIQGYGRPG; the protein is encoded by the coding sequence GTGCCCACCCTCGCCCGAGCCGTCGCCGCGGCACTGCTGCCGATCCTGCTGCTCATCTCGTACGCAACCCCGGCCGGCGCCACCACCAGGCTCGCCCGGCCACAGGACCGGCCGTCCGCGGCGGAGCTGGACAAGCGCATCGCCGCTGCCGCCCGTCAGCTGGAAGTGGTGGTCGAGCAGTACAACAGCACCCGCGAGGACCTGGCCGCCACCCGCCGGCGGGCGCGCGACCTGGGCGCCGGCCTCACCCCGCTGACCCGTGAACTGGACCGGCGGCAGGACGTGATGGACGGCCTCATGGCGCAGACCTACCAGCGGACGCGCACCGGCGCGGCGGTCGCCCTGTTCGCCGCCGACCGTCCGCACGAGTTCGTCGACCGGCTGCTCGTGCTGCACGAACTCGCCGCCCGCCAGGAACACGCGGTCGCCGACCTGGACGCCGCCCGCACCCAGGTGCTCGGCACCCGCGCGGTGCTGAACACCCTCGCGGCCAAGCAACGGCGGCTGCAGACCCAGATCAACACCCGCAAGGCCATCGTCCAAGGCGAGATCACCACCCTCAAGAAAATGCGATCGATCGCGTACGCCGACGGTTCGCGCTACGCCGCCGGAAGTGCCGTCCGGGTGCCCGAGTACGTCCCCGGCCCGGCCGGTCGAGTGGTCGACTTCGCGTACCGCCAGCTCGGCAAGCCGTATCTGTGGGGAGCCGAAGGCCCGGGGTCGTATGACTGCTCGGGCCTGACCCTCGCCGCCTGGCGTACGGCTGGGGTCGGTCTGCCGCACAACGCGGCCCGCCAATACGGTGTGACAGCTCGCCTCAGCCGCTCCGATCTGCGCCCCGGTGACCTGGTGTTCTTCTACAGCCCGATCAGCCATGTCGGTGTCTACATCGGAGGCGGCCGGATGATCCACGCTCCCGAGTTCGGGGAGAACGTCCGGTTGGCGAGCATCGACACCCAGCCCATCCAGGGTTACGGCCGCCCGGGCTGA
- a CDS encoding alpha/beta fold hydrolase: protein MKGAQLAADDLLPPDGSVPPPWPARRVVLDGAMLHVRDTPATAPGAEPAVYVHGLGGSSQNWTDVAGLLADRFDGQAVDLPGFGYSDPSRRYSIPAFAERLIGYLEHSGRGPVHLVGNSLGGSISVRVAALRPDLVRTLTLISPAMPFLDPRRTAQGRILPLLALPRADRLFAWGIARMTAEEQAEQVLLACFGDTRKVSAQRRAEAIEEIRLRYTVEHYPKAYMGTLRGLVSSFLRAYLPGVNSQWRLAARVSVPTLVIGGLRDSLVDPRVPAQVARVIPDSRLLVLPGVGHVAQMEVPRLVARAVVGLLTDITSPVA from the coding sequence ATGAAGGGTGCACAACTCGCGGCAGACGATCTGCTGCCGCCGGACGGTTCCGTGCCGCCACCATGGCCTGCCCGCCGGGTCGTGCTCGACGGCGCGATGCTGCACGTACGCGACACCCCGGCCACCGCGCCGGGCGCCGAACCGGCCGTCTACGTGCACGGGCTCGGCGGCTCCTCGCAGAACTGGACCGACGTCGCCGGCCTGCTCGCCGACCGCTTCGACGGCCAGGCGGTCGACCTGCCGGGCTTCGGCTACAGCGACCCCAGCCGGCGCTACTCCATCCCGGCGTTCGCCGAGCGGCTCATCGGCTACCTGGAGCATTCCGGCCGCGGTCCGGTCCATCTGGTCGGCAACTCGCTGGGCGGATCGATTTCCGTACGGGTCGCAGCGCTGCGCCCCGATCTCGTCCGCACCCTGACGCTGATCAGCCCGGCCATGCCCTTCCTCGACCCGCGCCGCACCGCCCAGGGCCGCATCCTGCCGCTGCTCGCCCTGCCGCGCGCCGATCGGCTGTTCGCCTGGGGCATCGCCCGGATGACCGCCGAGGAGCAGGCCGAACAGGTGCTGCTGGCCTGCTTCGGCGACACCCGCAAGGTCAGTGCCCAGCGCCGTGCCGAAGCCATCGAGGAGATCAGGCTGCGCTACACGGTCGAGCACTACCCCAAGGCGTACATGGGCACCCTGCGCGGACTCGTCTCCAGCTTCCTCCGGGCGTACCTGCCGGGGGTCAATTCGCAGTGGCGGCTGGCCGCGCGGGTCAGCGTGCCCACCCTCGTGATCGGCGGCCTGCGCGACAGCCTGGTCGACCCGCGGGTGCCGGCCCAGGTGGCGCGGGTCATCCCGGACAGCCGGCTTCTGGTGCTGCCCGGCGTCGGCCATGTCGCCCAGATGGAGGTCCCCCGGCTGGTGGCCCGGGCCGTCGTCGGCTTGCTCACCGACATCACCTCACCGGTGGCTTGA
- a CDS encoding TetR/AcrR family transcriptional regulator: protein MTAASGGAQTAGRPTRLPRSARRKQLLAAAQQIFVAQGYHAAAMDEIAERAGVSKPVLYQHFPGKLELYLALLDTHCDAIIAKVRTAMLATPDNKERVNGAVRAYFDFVDHESEAFRLVFESDLRNDPQVRERVERVEQGCIAAVTDTVVSDTGLSQANAELIASGLVGAAGQAAQYWLATGRQTPKAEAEALVAALIWRGIASFPLQGESTPGPSQEIG, encoded by the coding sequence ATGACCGCTGCGTCCGGCGGGGCACAGACGGCGGGACGCCCGACGCGCCTGCCGCGCTCCGCGCGCCGTAAGCAACTGCTTGCCGCCGCGCAGCAGATCTTCGTGGCGCAGGGTTACCACGCTGCCGCGATGGACGAGATCGCCGAGCGCGCCGGGGTGTCCAAGCCGGTGCTCTACCAGCACTTCCCGGGCAAGCTCGAACTCTATCTGGCACTGCTGGACACGCACTGTGACGCCATAATCGCCAAAGTGCGCACCGCGATGCTGGCGACCCCGGACAACAAGGAGCGGGTCAACGGAGCCGTACGGGCCTACTTCGACTTCGTCGACCACGAGAGCGAGGCGTTCCGGCTGGTCTTCGAGTCCGACCTGCGCAACGACCCGCAGGTACGCGAGCGCGTCGAACGGGTCGAGCAGGGTTGCATCGCGGCGGTCACCGACACTGTGGTCTCGGACACCGGACTGAGCCAGGCCAACGCCGAGCTGATCGCCTCCGGGCTGGTCGGTGCGGCCGGGCAGGCCGCCCAGTACTGGCTCGCCACCGGCCGGCAGACCCCCAAGGCCGAGGCAGAAGCGCTGGTCGCGGCGCTGATCTGGCGTGGCATCGCGAGCTTCCCGCTGCAGGGTGAGTCAACACCGGGCCCGTCCCAGGAAATCGGCTAG
- a CDS encoding SDR family NAD(P)-dependent oxidoreductase, giving the protein MARLAVVSGGGTGIGRATAGMLAGEGYDVLIVGRRPEVLADAVKWIGPQAAAVTADLSDPAQLPAVVDAVGDRAVDVLVNNAGAFISGDDATLDDLAARWRAVFDSNVTTAVLLTEALRPKLRRPGARVILVSSIAAQRGGGGPYSAAKSALHGWMFDLATQFGPEGITANVISPGYVTDSEFFVGRMTEEGHRARVNASLMKRAGEPSDIAEAVRWLAGPGGAFVTGQIINVNGGTVLGR; this is encoded by the coding sequence ATGGCGAGGCTTGCGGTAGTCAGCGGCGGCGGGACGGGAATCGGGCGGGCCACGGCCGGCATGCTGGCGGGCGAGGGATACGACGTCCTCATCGTGGGCCGCCGCCCCGAGGTGCTCGCGGACGCCGTCAAGTGGATCGGCCCGCAGGCCGCCGCCGTCACCGCCGACCTGTCCGACCCGGCCCAGCTCCCCGCCGTCGTCGACGCCGTGGGCGACCGCGCCGTCGATGTGCTGGTCAACAATGCGGGCGCCTTCATCTCGGGGGACGACGCCACCCTTGACGACCTTGCCGCCCGCTGGCGCGCTGTCTTCGACTCGAACGTCACCACCGCAGTTCTCCTCACCGAGGCCCTCCGCCCCAAGCTCCGCCGACCCGGTGCCCGGGTGATCCTGGTCAGCTCCATCGCAGCCCAGCGCGGCGGCGGCGGCCCCTATTCGGCTGCCAAGTCGGCTCTGCACGGCTGGATGTTCGACCTGGCCACCCAGTTCGGCCCGGAAGGCATCACCGCCAACGTCATCTCGCCCGGTTACGTCACCGACAGTGAGTTCTTCGTCGGCCGCATGACCGAGGAAGGCCACCGCGCCCGCGTCAACGCCTCCCTCATGAAGCGCGCGGGCGAACCCTCCGACATCGCCGAAGCGGTCCGCTGGCTGGCCGGCCCGGGCGGCGCCTTCGTCACCGGCCAGATCATCAACGTCAACGGCGGCACGGTGCTCGGTCGCTGA
- a CDS encoding DUF3152 domain-containing protein: protein MIDSRTPGAAADDTGSNDTGPDDTGSSVTRRRRWWFAAVMVAVVLLVGGLLLPTVWSSTTAPAPAAAPASSTSPAASAASPAVPSAAPAAPAPVTPENVVTLPGSTPTHGSGTFDIAPGWSKILGTAGPLRRFRVAVEKGSNEDVAAFADQVVATLGDTRSWVGQGNLRLQRVPGSAAASFTVYLATRDTAGRMCANGGVNVTVAGRPYTSCRTTGRAIINLDRWRLSAHPYVAAKIKLSAYRQYVINHEVGHELGKHHEGCPKHGGPAPVMVQQTLTLRGCVPYSWPREGGELLQGPPV from the coding sequence ATGATCGATTCCCGTACGCCCGGAGCAGCCGCCGACGACACCGGGTCCAACGACACCGGGCCCGACGACACCGGGTCCAGCGTCACCCGGCGCCGCCGGTGGTGGTTCGCCGCGGTCATGGTCGCTGTGGTGCTGTTGGTCGGCGGGTTGCTGCTGCCCACGGTCTGGTCGTCGACGACGGCCCCGGCGCCCGCGGCCGCGCCCGCGTCGTCCACTTCTCCCGCTGCGTCGGCCGCTTCCCCGGCCGTGCCGTCCGCCGCTCCGGCAGCGCCCGCACCGGTCACCCCGGAGAACGTGGTCACCCTGCCGGGCAGCACCCCGACCCACGGCTCCGGCACGTTCGACATCGCTCCGGGCTGGAGCAAAATCCTCGGCACCGCCGGCCCGCTCCGCCGCTTCCGGGTCGCCGTGGAGAAGGGCAGCAACGAGGACGTCGCCGCGTTCGCCGACCAGGTCGTGGCGACGCTGGGTGACACCCGCAGCTGGGTCGGCCAGGGCAACCTGCGGCTACAACGGGTGCCGGGCTCCGCAGCGGCCAGCTTCACCGTCTACCTGGCGACCCGCGACACCGCCGGCCGGATGTGCGCGAACGGCGGCGTGAACGTGACCGTCGCCGGGCGTCCGTACACCTCCTGCCGCACCACCGGCCGGGCGATCATCAACCTCGACCGCTGGCGGCTGTCGGCCCACCCGTACGTCGCCGCGAAGATCAAGCTGTCCGCCTACCGCCAATACGTGATCAACCACGAGGTGGGGCACGAACTCGGCAAGCACCACGAAGGCTGCCCGAAGCACGGAGGCCCGGCTCCGGTGATGGTCCAGCAGACGCTGACGTTGCGGGGCTGCGTGCCGTACTCCTGGCCCCGGGAAGGCGGCGAGCTGCTCCAGGGACCACCCGTCTGA